A single Streptomyces mirabilis DNA region contains:
- a CDS encoding response regulator transcription factor: MQPTATVLVYSDDSNTRGQVRLATGRRPAPDVPQVEFIECATPAAVLTELDKGGIDVCVLDGEAVPMGGMGVCRQIKDEIFNCPPVLVLIGRPQDAWLATWSRADAAVTLPVDPVEFASALASLLRRKALLGA, translated from the coding sequence ATGCAGCCGACCGCCACGGTGCTGGTCTACAGCGACGACTCCAACACCCGGGGGCAGGTGCGGCTGGCGACCGGTCGCAGACCGGCCCCCGACGTTCCCCAGGTCGAGTTCATCGAGTGCGCCACGCCCGCCGCCGTCCTGACGGAGCTGGACAAGGGCGGGATCGACGTCTGTGTGCTGGACGGCGAGGCGGTTCCGATGGGCGGCATGGGCGTCTGCCGGCAGATCAAGGACGAGATCTTCAACTGCCCGCCCGTGCTGGTGCTCATCGGGCGGCCTCAGGACGCCTGGCTGGCCACGTGGAGCCGTGCGGACGCGGCGGTGACCCTTCCGGTGGATCCGGTCGAGTTCGCCTCCGCATTGGCCTCGCTGCTCCGCCGCAAGGCCCTTTTGGGCGCCTGA
- a CDS encoding cytochrome c oxidase subunit 3 has protein sequence MSVVATATTVETGHAHPSVNRPNLTSVGTIIWLSSELMFFAALFAMYFTLRSVTGPDHWKEMASHLNIPFSASNTTILVLSSLTCQLGVFAAERGDVKKLRMWFSVTFVMGAIFIGGQIFEYTELVKKDGLSLSSDPYGSVFYLTTGFHGLHVTGGLIAFLFVLGRTYAAKRFTHEQATAAIVVSYYWHFVDVVWIGLFATIYLIK, from the coding sequence ATGTCGGTCGTGGCGACAGCAACGACAGTAGAAACCGGGCACGCGCACCCGTCGGTCAATCGACCGAACCTCACCAGCGTCGGAACCATCATCTGGCTGAGTTCCGAGCTGATGTTCTTCGCGGCCCTCTTCGCGATGTACTTCACCCTGCGATCGGTGACCGGGCCGGATCACTGGAAAGAGATGGCGAGCCATCTCAACATCCCGTTCTCGGCCTCGAACACCACGATCCTGGTGCTCTCCTCCCTGACCTGCCAGCTCGGCGTCTTCGCCGCCGAGCGCGGGGACGTGAAGAAGCTCCGGATGTGGTTCAGCGTCACGTTCGTGATGGGTGCGATCTTCATCGGTGGTCAGATCTTCGAGTACACCGAGCTGGTCAAGAAGGACGGGCTCTCGCTCTCCTCCGACCCGTACGGCTCGGTGTTCTACCTGACCACCGGCTTCCACGGCCTGCACGTGACGGGTGGCCTCATCGCCTTCCTGTTCGTCCTCGGCCGCACCTACGCGGCCAAGAGGTTCACTCACGAGCAGGCGACCGCCGCCATCGTCGTGTCCTACTACTGGCACTTCGTCGATGTCGTCTGGATCGGCCTCTTCGCCACGATCTACTTGATCAAGTAA